A region of Methyloversatilis discipulorum DNA encodes the following proteins:
- a CDS encoding DUF4178 domain-containing protein, translating to MAMYQAACPGCGAPVEFRSAASRMAVCGYCRTTLLRDADAVRDIGKQAALIEDHSPVQIMTSGQHAGQGFTVVGRIQLRYEHGVWNEWYLLFDDGSSGWLGDFGGQFVLTRPDGDAVGPPLFDKVEPGNRWSHGGLFWHAADIRKAECVAAEGELPFPVDARWVARVIDYRHRDEFLTLDYSDLPPVVYRGKAVTLSALRAQHLRDPDAVVSRAGRLHGGVSTLICPVCGAPAAVVPGATQHLTCPSCRSQISLAAGQAEVLRRAAADAKAIGATLQAGETLTIDGLPWRVMGWLRCAVPHQAAEPEWFEYLLFAPQRGFSWLIETREGWQRAEVLDTWPESFSVSAAHLGGEAFVRRYLYSSQVREVVGAFPWRARVGDTVEIGEYVKGERVLNMERGARELGWSLAVPVEQDTVAGWAGRKLASIVRTGYSAGADTPVLLEGGGKAALRPIAWVFSVLIVVMNLRYMLPFNVAAMFVTGIVVFLLWMPVRAGDGAAD from the coding sequence ATGGCGATGTATCAGGCGGCCTGCCCCGGCTGCGGGGCGCCGGTCGAGTTCCGCTCGGCCGCCTCGCGCATGGCGGTGTGCGGCTACTGCCGCACGACGCTGCTGCGCGACGCCGACGCCGTACGCGACATCGGCAAGCAGGCGGCGCTGATCGAGGATCACTCGCCGGTGCAGATCATGACCAGCGGCCAGCACGCCGGTCAGGGTTTCACCGTCGTCGGCCGCATCCAGCTGCGCTACGAGCATGGCGTGTGGAACGAGTGGTATCTGCTGTTCGACGACGGCAGCAGCGGCTGGCTGGGCGATTTCGGCGGGCAGTTCGTGCTGACCCGGCCGGATGGCGATGCGGTCGGTCCGCCGCTGTTCGACAAGGTCGAGCCCGGCAACCGCTGGTCGCACGGTGGCCTGTTCTGGCACGCGGCCGACATCCGCAAGGCCGAATGCGTGGCCGCCGAGGGTGAGCTGCCCTTTCCGGTCGATGCGCGCTGGGTCGCGCGCGTCATCGATTACCGTCATCGCGACGAATTCCTGACGCTGGACTATTCCGATCTGCCGCCGGTGGTGTATCGCGGCAAGGCGGTCACGCTGTCCGCACTTCGTGCGCAGCACCTGCGTGACCCGGACGCGGTCGTGTCGCGGGCCGGTCGGCTGCATGGCGGCGTATCGACGCTCATCTGTCCGGTGTGCGGCGCGCCGGCGGCGGTGGTGCCCGGCGCGACCCAGCACCTGACCTGCCCGTCCTGCCGCTCGCAGATTTCACTGGCGGCGGGGCAGGCTGAAGTACTGCGGCGCGCGGCGGCCGATGCGAAGGCGATCGGCGCCACGTTGCAGGCGGGCGAAACGCTCACCATCGACGGTCTGCCCTGGCGCGTGATGGGCTGGCTGCGTTGCGCGGTACCGCATCAGGCGGCCGAACCCGAGTGGTTCGAGTACCTGCTGTTCGCGCCGCAACGCGGTTTTTCCTGGTTGATCGAGACGCGCGAAGGCTGGCAGCGCGCCGAGGTACTCGATACCTGGCCGGAAAGTTTCAGCGTCAGTGCGGCGCATCTGGGCGGTGAAGCCTTCGTCCGGCGCTACCTGTATTCGTCGCAGGTACGCGAGGTGGTCGGCGCTTTTCCATGGCGTGCGCGGGTTGGCGACACGGTCGAGATCGGCGAGTACGTGAAGGGCGAACGGGTGCTGAACATGGAACGCGGCGCACGCGAACTGGGCTGGTCGCTCGCCGTGCCGGTCGAGCAGGACACGGTGGCCGGCTGGGCCGGGCGCAAGCTCGCGTCCATCGTGCGCACGGGTTATTCCGCCGGCGCCGATACTCCGGTGCTGCTCGAGGGCGGTGGCAAGGCGGCGCTGCGCCCGATCGCCTGGGTGTTTTCGGTGCTCATCGTCGTGATGAATCTGCGCTACATGCTGCCGTTCAATGTCGCTGCGATGTTCGTCACCGGCATCGTCGTCTTCCTGCTGTGGATGCCGGTGCGCGCCGGCGACGGGGCGGCGGACTGA
- a CDS encoding SPFH domain-containing protein has product MGIGDFIKKQFIDVLQWNEDGDGVLAWRYPMQDFEIQYGAKLTVRESQMAVFVNEGKVADVFGPGLHTLNTNTLPILTYLQNWDKLFQSPFKSDVYFFSTRLQLGRKWGTPQPVTVRDKDFGMVRLRAFGMYSYKLADPKKFFTEISGTRDTYTVDDLEMQLRNLVVSTMSSTLGNSAAPFLDMAANLGVMSDAMKTAMAPVFERYGVAIDNFAVESISLPEELQKALDTRISMGMVGNMATYTQYQTANAIPLAAQNEGGLAGIGASLGAGLSMGQVMTEAMRSAQAGAATPAPAAPAADAPEVRLGKLKSLLDGGLITQADYDTAKAEVIKQITGG; this is encoded by the coding sequence ATGGGTATCGGTGATTTCATCAAGAAGCAGTTCATCGACGTACTGCAGTGGAACGAGGACGGCGATGGCGTGCTGGCCTGGCGCTACCCGATGCAGGACTTCGAAATCCAGTACGGCGCGAAGCTCACGGTGCGCGAGTCGCAGATGGCGGTGTTCGTCAATGAAGGCAAGGTGGCCGACGTGTTCGGTCCCGGCCTGCATACGCTGAACACGAACACACTGCCCATCCTCACCTACCTGCAGAACTGGGACAAGCTGTTCCAGTCGCCCTTCAAGAGCGACGTCTACTTCTTCAGCACGCGCCTGCAGCTCGGCCGCAAATGGGGCACGCCGCAACCGGTCACGGTGCGCGACAAGGATTTCGGCATGGTGCGGCTGCGCGCCTTCGGCATGTATTCGTACAAGCTGGCCGACCCGAAGAAGTTCTTCACCGAGATCAGCGGCACGCGCGATACCTACACGGTCGACGACCTCGAAATGCAGCTGCGCAATCTGGTCGTATCGACGATGAGCAGCACGCTCGGCAATTCCGCCGCGCCCTTCCTCGATATGGCAGCCAATCTGGGCGTCATGTCGGACGCGATGAAGACGGCGATGGCGCCGGTGTTCGAGCGCTACGGCGTGGCGATCGACAACTTCGCGGTGGAGAGCATCTCTCTGCCGGAAGAACTGCAAAAGGCGCTCGACACCCGCATTTCGATGGGCATGGTCGGCAATATGGCCACCTACACGCAGTACCAGACCGCCAATGCGATTCCGCTGGCGGCGCAGAACGAGGGCGGGCTGGCGGGCATCGGCGCCAGTCTGGGCGCGGGTCTCTCGATGGGGCAGGTGATGACCGAGGCGATGCGTAGCGCGCAGGCCGGCGCCGCGACGCCGGCGCCGGCCGCACCGGCAGCCGACGCGCCCGAAGTGCGGCTCGGCAAGCTTAAGTCGCTGCTCGACGGTGGTCTCATCACTCAGGCGGACTACGACACGGCCAAGGCCGAAGTGATCAAGCAGATCACCGGCGGCTGA
- a CDS encoding DUF350 domain-containing protein: MPQLPVDQFYLYMKHLLSGLIMVGLFAAVYVRFTPFHEMPLIRRGCTAAALSLAGAIIGFSLTVASSILHNDHYLMFIAWGTLAAVVQMAAYLLIERSLPEMKAAIEANNVAMGALMGTVSLVVGVINAACLS, from the coding sequence ATGCCGCAACTGCCGGTGGATCAGTTCTACCTGTACATGAAGCACCTGCTGTCCGGGCTGATCATGGTCGGCCTGTTCGCGGCCGTCTATGTACGCTTCACGCCCTTCCACGAAATGCCGCTGATCCGCCGCGGCTGCACCGCCGCCGCGCTGTCGCTGGCCGGTGCCATCATCGGCTTCTCGCTGACCGTGGCGTCCAGCATCCTGCACAACGACCACTACCTGATGTTCATCGCCTGGGGCACGCTGGCGGCGGTGGTGCAGATGGCGGCCTATCTGCTGATCGAGCGCAGTCTGCCGGAAATGAAGGCGGCGATCGAAGCGAACAATGTGGCGATGGGCGCGCTGATGGGCACGGTGTCGCTGGTGGTCGGCGTCATCAACGCCGCCTGTCTTTCCTGA
- a CDS encoding polyamine aminopropyltransferase — protein MPPQSRPEPDLHGTETRGTDAGSHHPGLIVAVFVVASCGLAYELIAGAIASYLLGESVLRFSTIIGTYLFAMGIGSHLSKYVNDKAVLARFIDIELMVGLLGGLSACALFLIYAWAGSPFRVSLYAIVLLIGVLVGMEIPLVMRLLHQRKQAFEALVSRVLTFDYLGALVVSLLFPLVFAPLLGLARTAVVFGLLNAGIGLWVTRRYRAELPQARALMLRGWLVLAVLLAALAWAQKLTDAAEAGLYGDAIVHQETTPFQRIVLTRWQDDTRLYLNGNLQFSTRDEHRYHEALVHPALAALPQAKRVLVLGGGDGLAVREVLKYPQIEQVTLVELDPAMTRLFRDTDALAALNGFALRDARVSTVNADAAQWLEIAPGPGWDLIVADFPDPSHYALGKLYAVPMYRLMARQLAPGGLIVVQSTSPWYAPRAYWCVDATLREAGLYTAPYHANVPSFGDWGFIIAGRDAGYRPPLDLPAGLRHLDAPTLAQMFDFPPDMRAPAVEPNRLNTQMLVHYFEEDWSRQMR, from the coding sequence ATGCCGCCGCAATCCCGCCCCGAACCCGATCTGCATGGCACCGAGACACGCGGCACGGACGCCGGCTCGCACCACCCCGGACTGATCGTCGCGGTTTTCGTCGTCGCCTCCTGCGGCCTCGCCTACGAACTGATCGCCGGTGCGATTGCCAGCTATCTGCTGGGCGAGTCGGTGCTGCGCTTTTCCACCATCATCGGCACCTATCTGTTCGCGATGGGCATCGGCTCCCACCTATCGAAGTACGTCAATGACAAGGCGGTGCTGGCCCGTTTCATCGACATCGAACTGATGGTGGGCCTGCTCGGCGGCCTGTCCGCCTGTGCACTGTTCCTGATCTACGCCTGGGCGGGCAGCCCCTTCCGCGTTTCACTGTACGCCATCGTGCTGCTGATCGGCGTGCTGGTGGGCATGGAAATCCCGCTGGTGATGCGCCTGCTGCATCAGCGCAAACAGGCGTTCGAGGCCCTGGTGAGCAGGGTGCTCACCTTCGATTACCTCGGCGCGCTGGTAGTGTCCCTGCTGTTCCCGCTGGTGTTCGCGCCGCTGCTCGGGCTGGCGCGCACGGCGGTGGTATTCGGCCTGCTCAACGCCGGCATCGGTCTGTGGGTGACCCGTCGCTACCGCGCGGAACTGCCGCAGGCGCGCGCGCTGATGCTGCGCGGCTGGCTGGTGCTGGCGGTGCTGCTGGCCGCACTGGCCTGGGCGCAGAAGCTGACCGACGCGGCCGAGGCCGGCCTCTACGGCGACGCCATCGTGCATCAGGAAACCACGCCCTTCCAGCGCATCGTACTCACCCGCTGGCAGGACGACACGCGTCTCTACCTGAACGGCAACCTGCAGTTCTCGACCCGCGACGAGCACCGCTACCACGAGGCGCTGGTACATCCGGCACTGGCGGCGCTGCCGCAGGCCAAGCGCGTGCTGGTGCTGGGCGGCGGCGACGGACTGGCGGTACGCGAGGTGCTGAAGTACCCGCAGATCGAGCAGGTAACGCTGGTCGAACTCGATCCGGCGATGACCCGGCTGTTCCGCGACACCGATGCGCTGGCCGCGCTGAACGGCTTCGCGCTGCGCGATGCGCGCGTGAGCACCGTCAACGCCGACGCCGCGCAATGGCTGGAGATCGCCCCTGGCCCGGGTTGGGACCTCATCGTTGCCGATTTTCCCGACCCGTCACACTACGCGCTGGGCAAGCTGTACGCGGTGCCCATGTACCGTCTGATGGCGCGCCAGCTGGCGCCTGGCGGTCTGATCGTTGTGCAGTCCACCTCGCCCTGGTATGCGCCGCGCGCCTACTGGTGCGTGGACGCGACGTTGCGCGAAGCCGGCCTGTACACCGCGCCCTATCACGCCAACGTGCCCAGCTTCGGCGACTGGGGCTTCATCATCGCCGGCCGCGACGCCGGCTACCGGCCGCCGCTCGACCTGCCCGCCGGCCTGCGCCATCTCGACGCACCCACGCTGGCGCAGATGTTCGACTTCCCGCCGGACATGCGCGCGCCCGCGGTCGAACCGAATCGGCTGAACACGCAGATGCTGGTGCACTACTTCGAAGAAGACTGGTCACGGCAGATGCGATGA